A region of the Triplophysa rosa linkage group LG5, Trosa_1v2, whole genome shotgun sequence genome:
tttgtatactAAGAAAATGGTAACATTGTTAACATTTAACAATTTAGTTAAATGCATTTATCTTAAGGACCTCACCCATTCAAAATACATTGCAACTGTTTGTGACATGTAATGAAACTCATACGTTCATACTGAAGATGGCAGAAGTGAGTCTTGTATTGAGTTTCCTTGGAACAATTAATTTGCAGAGGAAATGATGTGCATGAGCCACAAACATGTAGGAATGGTCCTCAATTAATGGCTGCCCAAATTTAAGACCAACTAGTAGAAGTACCTTAAGGCACCTATAAAAGTGTCTCAAATATCCCATTGATATACCAAATGGTGGGTGGATGGAGGAATCCCtatggggcccccagtttgatgACCACTATGGCCATTAACAGTCATTGACAGTGGTTTCTGTAACACCTAAAAATTTGAAAGTTAGAGGTATGCTGTATTTActgtacacaataaaaaaaatggaaaatgtactggtaattttctggcaGTTTCCGATTAATGGAATCCgctaatgttaaaacaacacaatgcagtgctaaatttaaaatacaggtaaaacaactgaaaaaactttatatagttttaaactttgtaattttaaatatttatatagttccctattttacggattttttttacagtgatgtcATTTAAGGATAACCATGAAAGGCTATTAATTAAAGGTGTTTAATCGAAACTAAAACTTTCAACAGATAGTGAGGTAGTGAATCAATATAAGGAAgaaagagagggaaagagaaaACCTGAAGGCTTCTGCTTACGGAGAGACTATGGACTTTGAGCTCAAATGATAATCATCTAACTGCCAAGTCATAAAGCCATAAAGCCATATTCGTTTCAAAACATGGCCGTGACTCTCGAAACCAGACTACTGTGAAACTTGATGTATTCTGTCCACTCAGATTTATTCTTTTCATTGCTGGTaactgacaaaaatattttaagaaaatcatgtgATTGTTGAAAGTACAGAAAACCTGATTAGTTATACAAATCAGGTATTTTGTAAGTATGATACATGCTTTCTTGTGGTAGTAAGATaattaaaatcaaaatattacACCATTCAGGGCTGAGTTTGATGTGGTAGTTGTGTGGCCTACATACCCCCCACCCCTCTTAATTTCCTGAATGTTTTACAGACACACGCTGACTTTCACTGAACATTGTCACTTTAATTTTGCAGAATGGGAACAtagttattaaaatgattacgtTATGACACTAGTTATTAAATTGATTACGTTATGAGACTTTTtgtgtctcagatgttttcAGTAGACTGACATGATGTCATTTTGGTATCTATTTGAATGGGCTTTTTTCATGAGACAAACTTTGTTTTAACTGAAGGGAGAACTGTAAATACTCTATAAACAAATCCTGCCAACTTCCACTATTCAAAGGATGAGTACACAGTGAGCTGATATCTAATCCATaaacctctctctctttgtcatgAGTCAGTAGCACATGAACATTTCGGTTTCCGTATCAATAAGCTCAGAATAATAATGCAATAAATGTAATGGTAATACCATCATCCCCATCAAGTTCAATTCACTACTAATGAGATTACCTTGAAGCGTTAATAAAATTTCCAATGTGGAAACAAATTTTTTTTAGAGATCACCCCAAaactgctgggttattttcaaccagtgttgggttgtaaattaacctattgggtcaaatgtacaaatgtacaaaaaaaaaacttttctgttttaatttaacccaacagctTTTGACCCAGCTATGCATTGAAAATAATCCAGAATTTATTCAAATGTAtaagaaaaaatacagatatgaTACATATAATTTTGTTATTATCCACATAATTTTTTCCCCACAAACTTTTAGCAAAGATTTCCCATCACAACCTTTGTTTTGGCTTCTGCCATATACATGAAGTCCATTATAGTCACAGAAAGAGCCCAAAATAAGTAAGACCTATCAATTATCGGTGATAACCAAACATGGTAAACATATCATCGGGTAAATGTGTGTCTCTGGCCCCCGCAGACGAAACGATCACACCCATCATCATGGTGTTGTCATCATAAGATGAGTGGATTCTTAGGTGTGGCAATGGCTTTATGACCCTCTGCAAAGGTTGAAGTCCTGCTGCTTAACTGAAAGATAACTCAAACTCAGGTAACAGGCGCAGTGATAGCACCACTGTACAAACGCTTCATTGTTGAGTCGAGTTTTCTGAGTTTGAATTCAAGCATATTAATAACAATATTACTTGTGATTGTCGCTCACTTTGTGTGAGAAGTTGGGGGTGAAAATGTCGACAGCGTTGGAAGTGACTGGATTCATCATGTGTGTGGCCAGCTGGCTGGTCACTGGCGTATCTCTGGCTAATGACTACTGGAAAATTTCTACTGTTTCGGGCAGTGTGATCATTTCTACACGTCAGTATGAGAATCTGTGGCATTCCTGTGCTGAGGACAGCTCGGGGATAGCGGAGTGTCGAGATTTTCAGTCCATGCTGGCCTTGCCAGGTAGGCGACAACTTAATGAAACAAGGTTATCAATGTCAAAGGATAAAATCTTACTCAGTTTAAAAGTTAATAATTTATATCTAGCACATGTAGAAGTGTCTCAGAATATTAATGGGGACAACAAATAGTTGGATTTAAAAtttctaaaattatttttgaaagGAAAAACGTTTTCCCACCTCAATCTCTGCCAGCCATTTTGTGTTGCAATCGCCAAGATGGAGAACATTTTTCGTCATCATTTTCTTGTAATTCCCTTTTTCGTTTTTGTCATATAAACTCATTTATATgaatgataaataataaaaaaaaactactctaactttaaataataaatcatcCTTGAAAATGTAATGGGCTTTTTTAAATAAGTGAATATGGAtagtggacaaatataccatacATGTTTCCTCtgatgtgacagcaaaaattttgaaaacaaattggtaataatattttatgttatatttttttatttatattataaataaacaatgaagaTAACTTTCTCTTATGCTagtttttcttttgtcattttttgctgtcacaccataggacacatgtacacacttatttgtcaactaccatacaaataaatatgtaatgtataaatgtataaagtataaatGGTAATATATACTGTTCAATAAAAGTTATTCTAACCCTAAACCGatacatttcaataaatataaGTGACTACATGTGTTCATTTTTATCTGTTAAGGTCAGAACATGCCCTTTTTGATTTTGTCTCATTTTCAGTTCATATTCAGGCATGTCGAGCATTGATGATCATCGCCCTTATCTTGGGTCTGGTCTCTATAATTGTATCCACCATGGGGATGAAGTGCATTAACATTGGGAGCAGAAGCGATCAGTCCAAAGGCAAAATTGCAATCAGTGGAGGCATTATCTTTATCCTTGCGGGTAAGCAcaatatgaattaaatatacagtacattgacaAACTATTTCTCTTAGTATTATTTATACTTGTTAAATATTGGATATTGCATTATTACATACAATTTTTCCTAACAGGTCTTTGCGCTATAGTGGCTACATCTTGGTATGCCTCACGGGTCATCTCAGACTTCAATGACCCATTCTTTGGTGGCATCAGGTGAGAAGAATCTCATTCATACTTTTCAAGTGCAAACAGGTTTATGTCAGTGTGAGTCACTTTCAACGTAATGGGAGGGGTCTTTGGTTAGGTTCAAATGTCAATTAGGAGAGTAAGACCCCTCCGGTAACTGACTGTACACACAAGCGTACATTATCTAaccatacgtctgtgttttcaGGTTTGAGCTGGGTACTGGTCTCTATATAGGTTGGGCTGGTGTAGCTCTGGCTGTGCTGGGCGGTTCATTCCTGTGCTGTGCCTATAAAAGAGTCTCTCAAGCAAACCCCAAAGGGTAAAATTCACACTTTAGATTTTAATTTATAAGCTTATCTTTTGGCTAATCTTGCTCTTTGAActcagtgtgtttgtttatgtgttttgtattttttaacaggGCATATTATCCAAGTAATAAACCAAAGCCAGTCTATACAGCAGCTCCGGAATCAGAGACTGCAAGAGCCTACGTTTGAGTTACCAGGGTCACTCGCATTAGCAAGGCTGAACTGTTGTTACGTTGATGTTTGTATAACTCTTTGTGTTTTGCTACTTGTTTTAGACGTACATTGTGTAAATGATAAATGTGAAAATCATTCAAATGGAATCATCATGGAATATCATGGATGCCAAACATTTGGAACAAAATCTtctgttataaatataatattaattcttTGATAATCTAGATCTGTAGCTACTTACTTATGGGGGTTTTAATGTATTGATGtataatgtatgtttttttaaatgtataaacatgctTAGGTACAGAAGAGACCACTTAATATCCAATTTACTCGACATAA
Encoded here:
- the cldn15la gene encoding claudin 15-like a, with the protein product MSTALEVTGFIMCVASWLVTGVSLANDYWKISTVSGSVIISTRQYENLWHSCAEDSSGIAECRDFQSMLALPVHIQACRALMIIALILGLVSIIVSTMGMKCINIGSRSDQSKGKIAISGGIIFILAGLCAIVATSWYASRVISDFNDPFFGGIRFELGTGLYIGWAGVALAVLGGSFLCCAYKRVSQANPKGAYYPSNKPKPVYTAAPESETARAYV